From Clostridiales bacterium, the proteins below share one genomic window:
- the rpsI gene encoding 30S ribosomal protein S9 yields MAAKSTAKKKVQYWGTGRRKKAVARVRVLAGGSGTITINKRSLDDYFPLDTLKLIVNQPFAETDTVGKFDVIVNVRGGGYTGQAGAIRHGISRALCNVDATYRPALKKAGFLTRDPRMKERKKYGLKKARKAPQFSKR; encoded by the coding sequence ATGGCAGCTAAATCCACTGCGAAGAAGAAAGTTCAATATTGGGGCACGGGCAGGCGCAAAAAAGCCGTTGCGCGCGTAAGAGTTCTTGCGGGCGGCTCGGGCACGATCACCATTAACAAGCGTTCGCTCGACGATTATTTCCCGCTCGACACGCTCAAACTTATCGTCAACCAGCCGTTTGCCGAGACCGATACCGTCGGCAAGTTCGACGTTATCGTCAACGTTCGCGGCGGCGGCTACACCGGTCAGGCGGGCGCTATCCGTCACGGCATTTCGCGCGCGCTCTGCAACGTGGACGCCACTTACCGTCCCGCGCTCAAAAAAGCAGGCTTCTTGACCCGCGACCCGAGAATGAAAGAGCGCAAGAAATACGGTCTTAAGAAAGCGCGTAAAGCTCCTCAGTTCTCCAAGCGTTAA